From one Sulfitobacter sp. HNIBRBA3233 genomic stretch:
- a CDS encoding helix-turn-helix domain-containing protein — protein MAKTIRSKGQVALCQALVDARKSAGLGQDDLADRLKCHQSLVARIESGERRIDVVELVVLARAIGFDPFDVLAIVEAATEPDHRI, from the coding sequence GTGGCAAAAACAATCAGAAGCAAAGGGCAGGTGGCACTCTGCCAGGCGTTGGTCGACGCGCGCAAAAGCGCAGGCTTGGGCCAGGACGACTTGGCGGACAGGCTCAAGTGCCATCAATCTCTCGTGGCGCGCATTGAGAGCGGCGAACGCCGGATCGACGTCGTCGAACTGGTCGTTCTGGCGCGCGCCATCGGCTTTGACCCGTTCGATGTCTTGGCGATCGTCGAAGCCGCCACGGAGCCCGACCACAGGATTTAA